The Dysidea avara chromosome 13, odDysAvar1.4, whole genome shotgun sequence genome includes a region encoding these proteins:
- the LOC136242185 gene encoding TRAF-type zinc finger domain-containing protein 1-like isoform X2, whose protein sequence is MRMVDCEYCELQFKAMELYQHKDHCGSRTDVCEKCQQYVMLKEMKSHLENMCATVVQPDGRGSHPANPGEVNYIGGGAVGYGGGTTSDGTTAFGGTAGYGGEAIEPDLDQSWVNAIAACNEDGHSLSSILAENLAGSERQWPNNPSFVSDNTLAHELQQKEEKSYTSSAEDQQKQFELLRQMQSDAEMAQRLQEQYNTENEPPVNNPDTVVPNDEPYLPPHHMPPEVHNMPNRTIPHDTGDMIPNGGAHMIPAGVQDEGTEFELPDDIAALHIDQPQNLMPEEDLIPCEWCGKGIPPQYLQSHQLQTCPQLPNNDKFQPEESVDGPVQATDDHDITPTVEGTYNIIKCEHCNARVPAEHYTKHLELCDAATGPCEHCNKSVPIAQLFEHEVTCRYNKKLFRPGMTFPHNQWPSGKGKDNQRKPHYPPSKDVATTLPVAMPTNHHSSSWNSNSSHSNSSYHSNSDSHSSSFESRYPAVAPADEEDMFDDMNTPLPPQRHDISQLTRPPIHHHYSPAGAGGVSVKGTGIKVTQPPEQY, encoded by the exons ATGAGGATGGTGGATTGTGAATACTGTGAGCTACAGTTTAAGGCCATGGAGCTATATCAACACAAGGACCATTGTGGCAGCCGTACTGATGTCTGTGAAAAGTGCCAACAATATGTCATGCTGAAGGAGATGAAGAGCCATTTGGAGAACATGTGTGCCACCGTTGTGCAACCTGATGGCAGAGGAAGTCACCCTGCAAATCCGGGAGAGGTTAATTATATTGGGGGTGGGGCTGTTGGATATGGGGGCGGGACTACTAGTGATGGGACTACTGCCTTTGGTGGAACTGCTGGCTATGGGGGTGAAGCTATAGAGCCAGATCTGGATCAGTCATGGGTGAATGCTATAGCTGCATGTAATGAGGATGGGCATAGCTTGTCATCAATTTTAGCTGAGAACTTGGCTGGGAGTGAAAGACAATGGCCTAACAACCCTTCTTTTG TTTCAGACAATACATTAGCTCATGAACTCCAGCAAAAGGAAGAGAAATCATATACTTCTTCAGCAGAAGACCAGCAAAAACAGTTCGAATTGCTACGTCAGATGCAGTCAGATGCTGAAATGGCACAGCGGCTACAAGAGCAGTATAATACA GAGAACGAGCCTCCTGTAAACAATCCAGATACTGTGGTTCCTAATGATGAACCTTATTTACCCCCACACCACATGCCCCCCGAAG TTCACAATATGCCTAATCGCACGATCCCACATGATACAGGTGATATGATCCCCAATGGTGGAGCTCACATGATCCCAGCTGGTGTTCAGGACGAG GGAACGGAATTTGAACTGCCTGATGACATCGCTGCTCTCCATATAGACCAGCCACAAAATTTGA TGCCTGAAGAAGATCTGATCCCATGTGAGTGGTGCGGTAAAGGAATTCCCCCACAATACTTACAATCTCATCAG CTACAAACCTGTCCTCAATTGCCTAACAATGATAAGTTCCAACCTGAAGAATCCGTTGATGGACCTGTTCAGGCTACTGACGATCATGATATTACGCCTACTGTTGAAG GAACGTACAATATCATCAAGTGTGAACATTGTAACGCAAGGGTCCCTGCTGAGCATTATACTAAGCACTTG GAACTGTGTGATGCTGCTACAG GACCTTGTGAACACTGTAACAAGTCTGTACCCATTGCTCAACTGTTTGAGCATGAG GTGACTTGTAGATATAACAAGAAGTTATTCCGTCCAGGAATGACATTTCCACATAACCAATGGCCCAGTGGTAAAGGGAAGGATAACCAGAGGAAGCCACACTACCCACCTTCAAAAGACGTTGCTACTACCCTACCTGTTGCCATGCCAACTAATCATCACTCTTCATCCTGGAATAGCAACAGTTCCCACAGTAACAGcagttaccatagtaacagtgATTCCCACAGTAGCAGTTTTGAATCACGTTACCCAGCAGTGGCCCCAGCTGATGAAGAAGACATGTTTGATGATATGAACACGCCTCTTCCTCCACAAAGGCATGATATCAGTCAACTCA
- the LOC136242185 gene encoding TRAF-type zinc finger domain-containing protein 1-like isoform X1, giving the protein MEEFTAEETKFCNNCQQEVPAANYVMHVNHCEKYMQCCSICKEPVNRKNMQDHIDENHKLVRCKQCHREMENRQLEEHMEDECRMRMVDCEYCELQFKAMELYQHKDHCGSRTDVCEKCQQYVMLKEMKSHLENMCATVVQPDGRGSHPANPGEVNYIGGGAVGYGGGTTSDGTTAFGGTAGYGGEAIEPDLDQSWVNAIAACNEDGHSLSSILAENLAGSERQWPNNPSFVSDNTLAHELQQKEEKSYTSSAEDQQKQFELLRQMQSDAEMAQRLQEQYNTENEPPVNNPDTVVPNDEPYLPPHHMPPEVHNMPNRTIPHDTGDMIPNGGAHMIPAGVQDEGTEFELPDDIAALHIDQPQNLMPEEDLIPCEWCGKGIPPQYLQSHQLQTCPQLPNNDKFQPEESVDGPVQATDDHDITPTVEGTYNIIKCEHCNARVPAEHYTKHLELCDAATGPCEHCNKSVPIAQLFEHEVTCRYNKKLFRPGMTFPHNQWPSGKGKDNQRKPHYPPSKDVATTLPVAMPTNHHSSSWNSNSSHSNSSYHSNSDSHSSSFESRYPAVAPADEEDMFDDMNTPLPPQRHDISQLTRPPIHHHYSPAGAGGVSVKGTGIKVTQPPEQY; this is encoded by the exons ATGGAGGAATTTACAGCAGAAGAAACTAAGTTCTGTAACAACTG CCAGCAAGAGGTGCCCGCAGCTAACTATGTCATGCATGTTAACCACTGTGAGAAATACATGCAATGTTGTTCGATATGCAAAGAGCCGGTGAATCGTAAGAACATGCAGGACCACATCGATGAGAATCACAAATTGGTGCGCTGTAAACAGTGTCATCGAGAGATGGAGAACAGGCAACTAGAGGAGCATATG GAGGATGAGTGTCGCATGAGGATGGTGGATTGTGAATACTGTGAGCTACAGTTTAAGGCCATGGAGCTATATCAACACAAGGACCATTGTGGCAGCCGTACTGATGTCTGTGAAAAGTGCCAACAATATGTCATGCTGAAGGAGATGAAGAGCCATTTGGAGAACATGTGTGCCACCGTTGTGCAACCTGATGGCAGAGGAAGTCACCCTGCAAATCCGGGAGAGGTTAATTATATTGGGGGTGGGGCTGTTGGATATGGGGGCGGGACTACTAGTGATGGGACTACTGCCTTTGGTGGAACTGCTGGCTATGGGGGTGAAGCTATAGAGCCAGATCTGGATCAGTCATGGGTGAATGCTATAGCTGCATGTAATGAGGATGGGCATAGCTTGTCATCAATTTTAGCTGAGAACTTGGCTGGGAGTGAAAGACAATGGCCTAACAACCCTTCTTTTG TTTCAGACAATACATTAGCTCATGAACTCCAGCAAAAGGAAGAGAAATCATATACTTCTTCAGCAGAAGACCAGCAAAAACAGTTCGAATTGCTACGTCAGATGCAGTCAGATGCTGAAATGGCACAGCGGCTACAAGAGCAGTATAATACA GAGAACGAGCCTCCTGTAAACAATCCAGATACTGTGGTTCCTAATGATGAACCTTATTTACCCCCACACCACATGCCCCCCGAAG TTCACAATATGCCTAATCGCACGATCCCACATGATACAGGTGATATGATCCCCAATGGTGGAGCTCACATGATCCCAGCTGGTGTTCAGGACGAG GGAACGGAATTTGAACTGCCTGATGACATCGCTGCTCTCCATATAGACCAGCCACAAAATTTGA TGCCTGAAGAAGATCTGATCCCATGTGAGTGGTGCGGTAAAGGAATTCCCCCACAATACTTACAATCTCATCAG CTACAAACCTGTCCTCAATTGCCTAACAATGATAAGTTCCAACCTGAAGAATCCGTTGATGGACCTGTTCAGGCTACTGACGATCATGATATTACGCCTACTGTTGAAG GAACGTACAATATCATCAAGTGTGAACATTGTAACGCAAGGGTCCCTGCTGAGCATTATACTAAGCACTTG GAACTGTGTGATGCTGCTACAG GACCTTGTGAACACTGTAACAAGTCTGTACCCATTGCTCAACTGTTTGAGCATGAG GTGACTTGTAGATATAACAAGAAGTTATTCCGTCCAGGAATGACATTTCCACATAACCAATGGCCCAGTGGTAAAGGGAAGGATAACCAGAGGAAGCCACACTACCCACCTTCAAAAGACGTTGCTACTACCCTACCTGTTGCCATGCCAACTAATCATCACTCTTCATCCTGGAATAGCAACAGTTCCCACAGTAACAGcagttaccatagtaacagtgATTCCCACAGTAGCAGTTTTGAATCACGTTACCCAGCAGTGGCCCCAGCTGATGAAGAAGACATGTTTGATGATATGAACACGCCTCTTCCTCCACAAAGGCATGATATCAGTCAACTCA